The region TCCCGGGGCGCGCTCTCTCAACCACAGGCATGGTCTCTGCTCCTTTCGCGTTGTGCTGCGCATGAACATCCGCCGGCCGCCTGCATCGATTTGACGGCTGGCGTGATCTCACCGATTCCACATCAGCCTCATCGACAGGCGCACGCTGGCCTCAACGGCTCTGGCGGATGGTACGTGGTCCGCATTTCCCAGGCTCTCGACCACGGCAGCGAACTCAATGGTGCCTCGGGGTGTCCCCGGAAGGACGCGCAGAGGCGCGCTCATTCCCGCTCTTGCCCAGAGACCGAGGCTCGCGCGCGTCTCGATCGTGCCCGAGAGGAACTCACGAGCTACCCCCTCCGAAGGATTCCACGCGATCCCCAGGGCACCCTCGCCGTGACGCTCGTACCCGAGCCGGCCCGTTATTTCCATTTCTCCGAAGGGTATGGCTGCCCCGAGCCGCACGGGGCGAGTCACGAAGACGTACAGCGCGTCCGCGTCCGGGCCGAGCGGGTGCCCGATTGGTTCGTCTTCCCGGACCACGTAAGTGTTCTCCGGGTTCTTATGGGAGTATACGTAGTTATTGACGCGCACGTACTCTGCTGCGAAACGCCACGAGTCGGAGCCGGACGGCAGCTCGACCTGCACGCCGGCAAGCCCGGCAACCATGTACGGGACCTTCCCTCGCGCGCTCGGTGCCCACGGGAAATCATCCGCCATGAACTCCCCATACACCTTCACGCCACTGCCTACTTCCACGCTTGCGTCAACGGCTGCGAGGACATTCGACCACCAGTCTTGGGACCTTTCGTCCACGATACTGAGGTGTTGGTCGAGGAAGTACGGGCAGCCGGGCAATAGGTGGTAGGGCTGAAGGCGGAATCCTGATGAAACGGCGCAAGCCTCAGACACCCCCACCTCCACACCCTCCGCAATCTGTCCCTCGAGACGGTGAGCGAGCAGCCATCTCCCGCGCGCGACATCTCGCGCCGCGATGAGCTGCGAGTAGCGAAGAGACCCGGCCTCAACGGAAAGGGCCAGCGCGTCCAACGGGGTGAATCCGGAGAGGAGGAGCGATCCTGACAAGCCGTGCCCCCATTTTGGGGTCTGTCTTCCCAGTACGACAGCGCTCTCGGGCATCTTGCCAGCGAGGATATGCTCAACTGTAATGCTTGCCGCGTCAAGGGACAGGCTCGGCGAGTCGCGCGCGGAGTCCCAGGTCGCTTCGACTCCGATGGACGCGTTCCGCAGGAAAGGGGACGCACCCGCGTCGGCTGTCGACGCCGCGCCAAGTAGGCTTCCCGCTACGACGAAGACGGCAATCACACGTGACAACCCAGGCACTCTCAAGCCGCCCTTTCTGTCTCGGACTACCCGCGCACCACGCCGAACACGAACCATCTCCTCGCCGAGTACCGCTCCGGGGTCTCCAGCCTCACACTCTCTCCAAGGACCATAGCCTGAGGGACATCCTTTGCGGCGCGCGTGGCACCTTCCCGACCTAGCAGCCTCGATACCACCGCAAACGCCTGGTCGAGCCTGCACGGCCTGGCGCCGGTGGGTGAGTGCCCGTCGCTCGCCACCACATGTGCAAGCCCATGTCCAAGAAGGATCTTCGCTACCTTCCCTATCGACCTTCCGAAGGCGCCTGTGAGGCTTCCGGCGTTCACCTGGCCTATCGCGCCCGCCCTCACCAACCGATACATCCGGTTCGGGTCCTTCAGGACGTCTGCGCACCGCTCGGGATGGGCGATCACCGGAGTGTAACCTGCGCTCGCGAGTTCGAATACCACCTTCTCGGCGTACTCCGGAATCTGCTGGAACGGCAGCTCAACGAGGACGTACCGGCCTGAGTCCCCGATGGTCAGGACTTCGCCGCACGCCAGGAGGCGCGGGAGGTGAAGGTCCATCGCCGTCTCCATCCCTGGCAACACTCTTACGGGTATGCCCGAGGACTCCAGGGCGGCTGTGAGGGCGCGAGCGCGGCTTCGCACGACCTCGGATGCACCTCCTGTGTTTGCGCTTGCGAAGTCCATGTGGGGAGTCGCTACCAGAAGGCTGGTGCCGCTCTCTTGGGCGACCCGTGCCATGGCAAGAGCATCCTCAAGGCTCTGGGCGCCATCATCCATTCCGGGGAGTATGTGCGTGTGAATGTCTACGATGCCCTCAACGGCGCTCTCACGTCTCAATCCATGCTCACCCGCCGCCGGCCGTGTTTCCGTTGACAGCCGCTGTCAGCTCCTCGTCGGAGAACTCCCCGCCCGACTCACCCTCATAGTAATAGTAGTAGTAATAGCCGTATCCGTGTCCGGGCCTCACCTGGTTGAGCACGACCCCAAGGAGCCTCGAGCGCGCTCCCAAGAGGAGTTGTTTCGCCCTCATAGCTGCGTCTTTCGCCGTCACTCCGAGCCTCAAGACAAGAAGCACGCCGTCCAGCTTGGGTGCGAGAACGATGGCATCGGTGACCGCCATCACAGGGGGCGCGTCATATATCACGAGGTCGGCCTCGGAAGAAAGCGTCCCGACCAACGCACTCATCATGCTGGATCCCAAGAGCTCCGAAGGGTTGGGAGGGATGGGGCCGCTCGTGATGAGGCTCAGTCTTGGAACAAACGTATTCTGGTAGATATCGGGCATTGTGCCCCTTACTAGGCCCGTCGTGAGCCCCGTGACGTTTGGGAGCGAGAACAAGTCGTGTTGCACGGGCCTACGCATGTCCGCGTCCACCAGGATCACCCGCCGCCCCGCCTGGGCGAGCGAGATCGCAAGGTTGGCCGCCACCGTGCTCTTGCCCTCCGAAGGCCCGGCGCTCGTAACCAGCATCGAGCGCACAGGCCTATCGGGCGACACGAATTCGAGGTTCGTCCGGAGGGTGCGAAACGCCTCTGACACCGGAGACCTCGGATCGTGGTACACGATGAGGCTTCTGTGACGATTCTTCGCCTGAGACAATGGTGCAAAGCCCTCCTTTGACCTTTGACGTCATGCCCGTGTGTTGCACGCTAGGAAACGTGGGCTTCTGCGTGCCTCGAGCGCCGTCGTCCCGACCGCTTGCGACGGAACTTTCGCATGTCGGGCACCACGCCGAGCACGGGCAGCTCGAGGAGCCGCTCGACTTCCTCCTGGCTCTTGAAGGATGTATCCACGTGCTCGACGATGAACGCGACCCCTACCGCAACGAATAGTCCCAGAAACGCTGCGACAGCGGTGTTCAGTAGCTTCCTCGGTTTGGTAGGCTTCTCGGGCACGACCGCGCCGTCTATTACGTACACGTCAGACACGTTCATGGCCTCGGTTATGCGCATTTCCTCGTACTTCGAACGAAGCATGACGTATATCTCTTCATCCACTCGCTGCTCTCTCACGAGTCGAGCAACTTCGACCTCCCTGTCAGGTATCGCCGCGAGCTTCTCCTCCGCCTCGAGCAACATCACGCGAAGCGCTTCCTGCTTCGCTTCCAACCCCACTATGAGGGCCTCGTTCTCCACTAGTTGCGTGCGAAGCTCCTGATAAAGCGGGTTCAGCGATCTAGTCTGAGATCCGATCACGTCGCCCACTTCCTGGGAGATCTTGGCCTTCACCTCGGCTATCTGCGCCCTCAGCGCTATGACCGTCGGATGATTGTCGGTGTATCGCTCCAGCGCCCCGGCAAGCTCCGTCTCGAGATCGGACAGACGAATCCTGTATTGCTGTAGGAGAGGGTTACTTACCAGCATCGTCGAAGTGACGAGCGTGGGATCGGCGGACTGGAGGCTCTTTTCCATCTCCCGCCTTGCAGCCACGGCCGCTCTGAGCTCGACCTGCGCAGCGGCGAGTTCCCTCTCGAGGTGAGCAATTCTGTCTATCTGCGCCTTGGTTTCAGACGACGGCTCGACGACGAGGTTTGACTTCTTGAACTCAAGCAACGCCTCTTCGGCTCTCTCAAGCGATTCTTCAGAGATCGAAAGCTGCTGCGCGATGAACTCCTTTGCGGCGCGCGCCGACTCCTGGTTCAGCCTCTGGCTATGCTCCTTGAAGACCTCTATGAGCGCGTTCAGAAAGGCAGCAGCTTTCTCGGGGTCATCCGACTCAACGGAGAGCCTCGCCACGTCCGTTCCCTGAACCTGCTGGACTGAAAGACCTCTCTGCCACAGTGCCACCTGCTCGGAGGACACGTCCTCGAACCAGCCCAAACGAGCCAGGGCAGATTCCACTATGGTCCGGCTCTTCAGGAACTCCATGTAATTCCTGATGTCATTCCCGGATGAGCCCGCTATGTCCTCGATAAAGGGCATCGTTCCCATCGGGTTGTCCGTTCGGACCATTATCGTAGAGGTTGCCTGGTAGATCTTGGTCATTTGGGAACTAACCACGTACGCTGTCAACGCGCTGGTCGCCACGAGAACAAGGATGAGCAACTTCCTCCTGGCCAGCACTCTCAAGTATTCGATGAGGTCTACTTCCTGCTCGAGTTGGTCCATGGGATCTTGTCATCTCTCCTTAACCCCTGAGTAGCACTACCGTGCAAGAAGGTCCTTGACGAGCTTCAGCCCTGACAGGAACGAGAACACCGTGTCCCACTCGATCTTTGACGCGGCAGGGACGTACACTATGTCTCCGCCTGCCACGGGCGGGTTTTCATCTGCTCTGCCGGTGAAGAAGAGGTTGTCCTGTCCGAGTGAGACCTCTTCGCCTGCGGCTATCCGGCCGTCCCTGAAGATGCAGACGGACTCCAAGGCCGCCCGTTTGGTGGGACCACCTGCCAATCCTAGAGCATCCATGAGCTTGGCACTATCGCGGATCTTGTAAACACCGGGCCTTGCCACTTCACCGACGACAACCACCTCACGCAGGGCCTTGGGTACGAAGATGGTGTCTCGATCCGATATGGTCCGGTTCGCACGCGGGTCGGAGCCCGTCAGGATCTCATTCGCGTTGAGGAGAAGGACGCTGACCCCTTCCTTGGACGATGAAGACTCATCCCCAGACTGGGAACGGGTCGTGAGCGTCACCGACGAGCCGTCGGCATCGTCGGTGAGACCTCCAGCCGCCGCCAGAGCGTCAGCAACGGAGCTTCCCGCCTTCAGGTAATACAAGCCGGGCTTAGCCACTTCTCCTACGACGTGCACAGCTATGGACCTCGGCACATAGATGACCTCGCCCCCGCGCAAGATCCACGCGGAAGCGTCGTGAGCCTTTCCCGTCCGGCGCAAGTCGAACTCGAGAGTGTCGGAAGAGCCGTCAGCACCACGAACGGTGACCTTGACGGCGTGATCGTCGCCCATTTGGGTGATTCCACCTGCCATCGCCAAAGCCTCGAGCAGGGTTGTCTCCTTGCGCACGCGGTATACTCCGGGTTTCGCCACTTCGCCGAGGA is a window of Bacillota bacterium DNA encoding:
- a CDS encoding Wzz/FepE/Etk N-terminal domain-containing protein — its product is MDQLEQEVDLIEYLRVLARRKLLILVLVATSALTAYVVSSQMTKIYQATSTIMVRTDNPMGTMPFIEDIAGSSGNDIRNYMEFLKSRTIVESALARLGWFEDVSSEQVALWQRGLSVQQVQGTDVARLSVESDDPEKAAAFLNALIEVFKEHSQRLNQESARAAKEFIAQQLSISEESLERAEEALLEFKKSNLVVEPSSETKAQIDRIAHLERELAAAQVELRAAVAARREMEKSLQSADPTLVTSTMLVSNPLLQQYRIRLSDLETELAGALERYTDNHPTVIALRAQIAEVKAKISQEVGDVIGSQTRSLNPLYQELRTQLVENEALIVGLEAKQEALRVMLLEAEEKLAAIPDREVEVARLVREQRVDEEIYVMLRSKYEEMRITEAMNVSDVYVIDGAVVPEKPTKPRKLLNTAVAAFLGLFVAVGVAFIVEHVDTSFKSQEEVERLLELPVLGVVPDMRKFRRKRSGRRRSRHAEAHVS
- a CDS encoding CpsD/CapB family tyrosine-protein kinase translates to MSQAKNRHRSLIVYHDPRSPVSEAFRTLRTNLEFVSPDRPVRSMLVTSAGPSEGKSTVAANLAISLAQAGRRVILVDADMRRPVQHDLFSLPNVTGLTTGLVRGTMPDIYQNTFVPRLSLITSGPIPPNPSELLGSSMMSALVGTLSSEADLVIYDAPPVMAVTDAIVLAPKLDGVLLVLRLGVTAKDAAMRAKQLLLGARSRLLGVVLNQVRPGHGYGYYYYYYYEGESGGEFSDEELTAAVNGNTAGGG
- a CDS encoding tyrosine protein phosphatase → MRRESAVEGIVDIHTHILPGMDDGAQSLEDALAMARVAQESGTSLLVATPHMDFASANTGGASEVVRSRARALTAALESSGIPVRVLPGMETAMDLHLPRLLACGEVLTIGDSGRYVLVELPFQQIPEYAEKVVFELASAGYTPVIAHPERCADVLKDPNRMYRLVRAGAIGQVNAGSLTGAFGRSIGKVAKILLGHGLAHVVASDGHSPTGARPCRLDQAFAVVSRLLGREGATRAAKDVPQAMVLGESVRLETPERYSARRWFVFGVVRG